The following DNA comes from Streptococcus pasteurianus.
AAAATCTTCTGGTTTAATATCAAAGAAATCTGTTCCGTCTGGCACGTTGAGTACCAAACGTGGTTTACAATCCGTAGATTCGCGAGAAATCAATTCTCGAGCTTGCTCGAATTGATTATCGTAGATATGCAAGTTATTGACAAAGTAGAAGAATTTTCCCACTTTCCAACCAAAATGCTTAGCAATCATCATTTGAAGGGCAACATATTGCATAGCATTGATGTGGTGTGAAACAAGCATATCATTTGAACGTTGAGTCAAAGTTGCATCAAGGTAAATCTCACCGTCAACACGACGCACATCATACATTGTTTGAAAAGCACATGGCAAAAGTCCGTCTGTATTTTCAAAAGCTTCGTAATCCCAAAGTGAGATGACATTACGACGATTCCATGGATTTTCCTCTAATTGTTTCAATATTTTACGGATAATGTCGTGTTTTTTGACAACAGCACCATAACGTTCGCCAATCGTTCCAGAGTTGTCAACTTCCCAGTCATTCCAATATTTGACATTGTATTTATCATTTAAAACTGATAAATCATTCGTTTGGTCTTGATAAATCCAAAAGATTTCGCGAATAGCACTTTTAATCGGAATAGGGCGGAGGGTTGTAATCGGAAATTCCCCCTTACTCAAATCATATTCAGCAAACGCTCCCGTAACGTATTTTGAATTAGCTTGTCCACCGTTTTGGTAAACAGGGCGAGCATTTTCTGAAAAGACACCTTCTTCCATAATTTTTTTGATATTTTCTTTAAAAATCACATCAGCTTTTGTCATGCCATTCACTCCTTTGGATTTTTTGATTTTGTAAAAAAAATCATTCTTTCCTATTTTATCTGAAATAAACAAAAAAAGCTAGTATTTTTCTTGTATTCAAGATATTTTGCCATTACTTTGACGAATGAAATAAATAATTTTTTTGTAGAGCATTTTCACAACTTTATGGTAGAATTATCTTTGGACATTTAGTCACTCAATTAATAATAATCACGAACTCAATATGCCATAAGACATTTGAGCTCATTATGAGTTAGCTAGGCAGGTACTCGTAAACATTGTAGTATCAGGTGAGTTCAATCATTCAGAAAGGTTTATTCATGAAAATCGGTATTGATAAAATCGGGTTTGCGACATCACAATATATGCTAAACATGGATGATTTAGCTGAAAGTCGTCAAGTTGACCCTGAAAAGTACAGCAAAGGTTTGCTGTTAA
Coding sequences within:
- a CDS encoding thymidylate synthase; the encoded protein is MTKADVIFKENIKKIMEEGVFSENARPVYQNGGQANSKYVTGAFAEYDLSKGEFPITTLRPIPIKSAIREIFWIYQDQTNDLSVLNDKYNVKYWNDWEVDNSGTIGERYGAVVKKHDIIRKILKQLEENPWNRRNVISLWDYEAFENTDGLLPCAFQTMYDVRRVDGEIYLDATLTQRSNDMLVSHHINAMQYVALQMMIAKHFGWKVGKFFYFVNNLHIYDNQFEQARELISRESTDCKPRLVLNVPDGTDFFDIKPEDFELVDYEPVKPQIKFDLAI